A part of Desulfobacter sp. genomic DNA contains:
- a CDS encoding CBS domain-containing protein yields the protein MITAEDIMETNIICINPDTEITRAVEMLLNNHINGVPVVDSHDELLGILCQSDLIFQQKEMPIPPIFTILDGIIPLSSSKKLEDEFQKISASKVKDAMVTRVVTVTPDTPVSEIASLMVEKHFHTLPVVEGKKLVGIIGKEDILKTMIAGPDNDTDGVNEP from the coding sequence ATGATAACGGCCGAAGACATCATGGAAACCAATATCATCTGCATCAACCCGGATACGGAAATCACCCGTGCCGTGGAAATGCTGCTCAACAACCACATAAACGGGGTGCCTGTGGTGGACAGCCACGACGAACTTCTGGGCATCCTCTGCCAGAGCGACCTGATATTCCAGCAGAAGGAAATGCCCATCCCGCCCATTTTCACCATTCTGGACGGCATCATCCCCCTAAGCTCCTCCAAAAAACTGGAGGATGAATTCCAGAAGATATCCGCCTCCAAGGTCAAGGATGCCATGGTCACCCGGGTGGTCACGGTAACACCGGACACCCCGGTATCCGAAATCGCCAGCCTGATGGTGGAAAAGCATTTCCACACCCTGCCTGTGGTGGAAGGCAAAAAACTGGTGGGCATCATCGGAAAGGAAGATATATTGAAAACCATGATAGCAGGCCCAGACAACGATACCGACGGTGTGAATGAACCCTGA
- a CDS encoding isochorismatase family protein, which translates to MTRKNKKKTALIVVDAQESFKAPRDGLWERRGPAGFEHHIQALVTGFRKAGRPVYFILHTDRDPGFAADSPYFRVMDFLEHQPNEPLLVKQVHNSFTGTHLLPLLIQEGITRVAICGIRTEQCCETTARVASDLGFEVDFVTQATLTFPLSHPNTGKLLTVEEIQERTETVLHGRFARIATVQEALNGLGEPEK; encoded by the coding sequence ATGACACGCAAAAATAAAAAAAAGACCGCACTCATCGTCGTGGATGCCCAGGAATCATTTAAAGCCCCACGGGACGGACTGTGGGAGCGCCGGGGGCCGGCTGGATTTGAACATCATATCCAGGCCCTGGTCACGGGATTCAGAAAGGCGGGCCGGCCTGTATATTTTATTCTCCATACCGACCGGGATCCAGGCTTTGCCGCAGATTCTCCCTACTTCAGGGTGATGGACTTCCTCGAACACCAGCCAAACGAGCCCTTGCTGGTGAAGCAGGTCCACAACTCCTTTACCGGCACCCACCTGCTGCCCCTTCTGATACAAGAGGGCATCACCCGGGTGGCCATCTGCGGGATCCGTACTGAACAATGCTGCGAAACCACGGCCCGGGTGGCCTCGGACCTGGGATTTGAGGTCGATTTTGTGACCCAGGCCACCCTCACCTTCCCCCTCTCCCACCCGAATACAGGAAAATTGCTCACCGTGGAAGAAATCCAGGAACGGACAGAAACGGTTCTCCACGGCAGGTTTGCCCGGATTGCTACGGTGCAGGAGGCATTGAACGGACTTGGGGAGCCTGAAAAATGA
- a CDS encoding amidohydrolase, with translation MEQEILICNGMLLTMAEGLPVVENGAVRIKDSKIIDCGPAESVGKGGDAQIIDAQGGIIMPGLVNAHTHAPMSMFRGLADDLPLDVWLNEHIFPAEAAEVTPESVYEWTRHSCREMLLGGITTCCDGYFHEVHVARAMADSGIRAVAAQGIIDFPAPGVPDPKENIRAAEAYVAAVKALSPRLTPSLFCHSPYTCSAGTLTAAKAAARKNGALLQIHVNETRNEPELIRELGDSSVVAWLDSLGILDEQTLLVHAVWVDEKDIEIIRERGCGIVHCPESNMKLASGIAPVPGMLDAGITVALGTDGCASNNDLDIFGEMDTAAKLHKVAALDPCVMDARTCLKMATVNGAQVLGLGLVTGTIEPGKLGDIIIIDRSKPHMTPMYDPYSALVYTARASDVSWVLVDGIIKVKEGKLV, from the coding sequence ATGGAACAAGAGATATTGATATGCAACGGTATGCTGCTGACCATGGCGGAGGGACTGCCTGTGGTGGAAAACGGGGCGGTGCGGATTAAGGATAGCAAGATTATTGACTGCGGACCGGCTGAGAGCGTGGGCAAGGGCGGGGATGCACAGATCATTGATGCCCAGGGAGGCATCATCATGCCGGGGCTGGTCAATGCCCACACCCACGCCCCCATGTCCATGTTCCGGGGACTGGCCGATGATCTGCCCCTGGACGTCTGGCTGAATGAGCATATTTTTCCGGCGGAGGCGGCAGAGGTCACCCCTGAATCCGTATATGAATGGACCCGCCATTCCTGCCGGGAGATGCTGCTGGGGGGGATTACCACCTGCTGCGACGGGTATTTTCACGAGGTCCATGTGGCCCGTGCCATGGCCGACAGCGGGATCAGGGCGGTGGCCGCCCAGGGCATCATTGATTTCCCCGCCCCAGGGGTGCCGGATCCCAAGGAGAATATCCGGGCGGCTGAAGCCTATGTGGCGGCGGTGAAAGCGCTCTCTCCCCGTTTGACGCCCTCGCTGTTCTGCCATTCTCCCTACACCTGTTCCGCAGGGACCCTGACGGCGGCCAAGGCTGCGGCCAGAAAAAACGGGGCCCTTCTTCAGATCCACGTCAATGAAACCCGGAACGAACCGGAATTGATCCGGGAGCTTGGGGACAGCTCCGTGGTTGCCTGGCTGGACAGCCTCGGAATCCTGGATGAACAGACCCTGCTGGTCCATGCGGTATGGGTGGATGAAAAGGATATCGAGATCATCCGGGAACGGGGATGCGGCATCGTGCACTGCCCGGAGTCCAATATGAAGCTGGCTTCGGGGATCGCCCCGGTGCCCGGAATGCTGGATGCCGGCATTACCGTGGCCCTGGGCACGGACGGGTGTGCCTCCAACAATGACCTTGATATTTTCGGTGAGATGGATACGGCGGCCAAGCTGCACAAGGTGGCGGCCCTGGATCCCTGTGTCATGGATGCCCGGACCTGCCTGAAAATGGCCACCGTTAACGGCGCTCAGGTTCTTGGGCTGGGGCTCGTCACCGGCACCATTGAGCCGGGAAAGCTTGGGGATATCATTATTATCGACCGGTCAAAACCCCATATGACCCCCATGTACGATCCCTATTCCGCCCTGGTGTATACGGCACGGGCCTCGGATGTATCATGGGTCCTGGTGGATGGCATCATTAAGGTAAAAGAAGGAAAGCTCGTCTGA
- a CDS encoding cold-shock protein produces the protein MANGIVKWFNDTKGFGFIEQEDGGKDVFVHHSGINATGFKSLNEGDRVTFDIEEGQKGPAATNVTVI, from the coding sequence ATGGCAAATGGTATCGTAAAATGGTTTAACGACACAAAAGGTTTTGGATTTATTGAGCAGGAAGACGGCGGAAAAGACGTATTCGTTCATCATTCCGGCATTAACGCCACAGGTTTTAAATCCCTGAACGAAGGTGACCGCGTCACATTTGACATTGAAGAAGGCCAGAAAGGGCCTGCCGCAACCAACGTGACCGTAATTTAG
- a CDS encoding permease — MTTIIEILKASWYLYLDVAVYMLFGFFVAGILYVFFKADRIRYYLGKGKVKPVFFSALFGIPIPLCSCGVVPVATGLKKQGANSGAALSFMIATPESGVDSIAISWAMLDPVMTVVRPVAAFITAVSTGIAQNFFGREQPDTPLSNSIQPKSGGG, encoded by the coding sequence ATGACCACCATTATCGAAATTCTCAAAGCCTCCTGGTACCTCTACCTGGATGTTGCCGTTTACATGCTCTTCGGCTTTTTTGTGGCCGGCATCCTCTACGTCTTTTTCAAAGCGGATAGAATCAGGTATTACCTGGGAAAAGGGAAAGTAAAGCCGGTATTCTTTTCCGCCCTTTTCGGCATTCCCATTCCCCTTTGCTCCTGCGGGGTGGTCCCCGTGGCCACTGGCCTGAAAAAACAGGGGGCCAACTCCGGGGCAGCCCTCTCCTTTATGATCGCAACCCCTGAATCCGGGGTGGACTCCATTGCCATATCCTGGGCCATGCTGGACCCCGTCATGACCGTGGTCCGTCCGGTGGCGGCATTTATCACCGCTGTCAGCACCGGTATCGCCCAGAATTTTTTCGGCAGGGAACAACCGGACACCCCCCTATCCAATTCGATCCAGCCGAAATCCGGCGGCGGCTGA
- a CDS encoding CoA transferase subunit A has translation MNVNGNKVMALKDAVEKFVTDGCHMSIGGFTINRNPMAAIYEMIRQGVKDLHLYAHSNGQGVDELVGAGCVANLEIAYGGTGKFMSTGLRFKKAVQDQAITVEDYSNYQMTLRFLAGAMGVPFLPTRSALGTDIVHKWGFSREFRQENQRIPDEKLVIMDNPFENWCNTEKVVLVPAINPDVTFIHVQTADITGNCRIDGLTFADVEQAKASKTLVITCESMVDDDYLKNEPDRNQIPFIHADAVVHVPFGAYPTACYNYYDYDPVYLNDHARAAKDEAAYRGYLETMILGQPDHHALLDHVGRARLERITADRNRGYAKDLDRK, from the coding sequence ATGAACGTAAACGGCAATAAAGTCATGGCCCTGAAGGACGCTGTAGAAAAATTTGTGACCGACGGGTGCCACATGTCCATCGGCGGTTTTACCATCAACAGGAACCCCATGGCCGCCATATACGAAATGATCCGGCAGGGGGTAAAAGACCTCCACCTTTACGCCCATTCCAACGGCCAGGGCGTGGATGAACTGGTGGGGGCGGGCTGTGTGGCCAACCTGGAAATCGCCTACGGGGGCACAGGGAAATTCATGTCCACCGGCCTGCGGTTTAAAAAAGCCGTCCAGGACCAGGCCATAACGGTGGAGGATTATTCCAACTACCAGATGACCCTAAGATTTCTGGCCGGGGCCATGGGGGTGCCCTTTTTACCTACCCGCTCTGCCCTGGGGACGGATATCGTCCACAAATGGGGATTTTCCAGGGAGTTCCGCCAAGAAAACCAGCGCATTCCCGACGAAAAACTGGTCATCATGGACAACCCCTTTGAAAATTGGTGCAACACCGAAAAGGTGGTTCTGGTGCCGGCCATTAATCCAGATGTCACCTTTATCCATGTGCAGACCGCCGACATCACCGGCAACTGCCGCATCGACGGACTGACCTTTGCCGATGTGGAACAGGCCAAAGCCTCCAAAACCCTTGTTATCACCTGTGAATCGATGGTGGACGACGATTACCTGAAAAACGAGCCCGACCGGAACCAGATTCCCTTTATCCATGCCGACGCCGTGGTCCACGTTCCCTTCGGTGCCTACCCCACGGCCTGCTACAACTATTACGATTACGACCCCGTCTATCTAAATGACCATGCCAGGGCCGCCAAAGACGAAGCCGCCTACAGGGGCTACCTGGAAACCATGATACTGGGCCAACCCGACCACCATGCCCTTCTGGACCATGTGGGCCGTGCCCGGCTGGAGAGGATCACCGCAGACAGAAACCGGGGCTACGCCAAAGATCTGGACCGGAAATAA
- a CDS encoding ketoacid-CoA transferase, translated as MEYTLKEMMTICAAREIRNGDIVFCGTGISMLAAMAAKNINAPGAVIFFETGAIDAELADLPLAVGDSRVMYHTSSNGGLLDAFGTMQNRFTGPQVVGILGAAQIDIYGNLNSTVIGEYTAPKVRFSGSGGACDVASFVSRSIIFMKQEKRKFKKKLDYLTSPGYLDGPDGRIKAGLPPGGPDKVITDMGVMGFDEETKQMYLIGCYPGITPADILANMEFDIEVDRAAEIQPPTDEELKQLRENCDPQRLIL; from the coding sequence ATGGAATACACATTAAAGGAAATGATGACCATCTGCGCGGCCCGGGAAATCCGGAACGGCGACATCGTCTTCTGCGGCACCGGCATCTCCATGCTGGCGGCCATGGCGGCCAAAAACATCAATGCCCCCGGCGCCGTGATCTTTTTCGAGACCGGGGCCATTGACGCCGAACTGGCCGACCTGCCCCTGGCCGTGGGCGACTCCAGGGTGATGTACCACACCTCATCCAACGGGGGGCTGCTGGACGCTTTCGGCACCATGCAGAACCGGTTTACCGGCCCCCAGGTGGTGGGCATCCTGGGGGCGGCCCAGATTGACATCTACGGCAACCTCAACTCCACGGTGATCGGGGAGTATACAGCGCCCAAGGTACGGTTTTCAGGCAGCGGCGGCGCCTGCGACGTGGCCTCCTTCGTCTCCCGGAGCATTATCTTCATGAAGCAGGAAAAACGGAAATTCAAGAAGAAACTGGACTACCTGACCAGCCCCGGCTACCTGGACGGGCCTGACGGCCGCATCAAAGCCGGCCTCCCCCCGGGCGGCCCGGACAAGGTCATCACCGACATGGGGGTGATGGGATTTGATGAAGAGACCAAACAGATGTACCTCATCGGATGCTACCCCGGCATCACCCCTGCTGATATCCTGGCCAATATGGAATTTGACATCGAGGTGGACAGGGCGGCTGAAATCCAGCCCCCCACTGACGAGGAACTGAAACAGCTCCGGGAGAACTGCGATCCACAAAGGCTCATCCTTTAG
- a CDS encoding permease: protein MGQRLAAGLKYAYGELLTDIARPFLVGILIAGAITFFFPEDLTLWANAHPLLSMLTMLAAGIPMYVCATSSTPIAAALILKGLNPGAALVFLLAGPATNAATMTIVKKIFNTRALVIYLSMIAICALGMGFIVDGIYTLTGINPQAVVGQSGEIFPQWIQVSAAVILTTLILYNRFAHSAHTHCDDHKHAHSH, encoded by the coding sequence CTGGGGCAGCGCCTGGCCGCCGGACTCAAATATGCCTACGGAGAACTGCTCACGGACATTGCCAGACCTTTTTTAGTCGGCATCCTCATTGCCGGGGCCATCACCTTTTTCTTTCCCGAAGACCTGACCCTCTGGGCCAATGCCCACCCCCTGCTTTCCATGCTGACCATGCTGGCGGCGGGCATTCCCATGTATGTCTGCGCCACCTCCTCCACCCCCATTGCCGCCGCCCTGATTTTAAAGGGTCTGAATCCCGGCGCAGCCCTGGTTTTTCTCCTGGCAGGCCCTGCCACCAATGCGGCCACCATGACCATCGTCAAAAAAATATTCAACACACGGGCCCTGGTCATCTACCTGTCCATGATTGCGATCTGCGCCCTGGGCATGGGCTTTATTGTGGACGGCATCTACACCCTGACCGGCATCAACCCCCAGGCCGTGGTGGGCCAGTCCGGGGAAATCTTCCCCCAATGGATCCAGGTTTCCGCCGCCGTCATCCTGACCACCCTAATCCTGTATAACCGATTTGCCCACAGCGCCCACACCCATTGTGATGATCACAAACACGCCCACTCTCATTAG
- a CDS encoding NAD(P)-binding domain-containing protein yields MAEKLDILIVGAGPGGLAAGILAQDAGLAYLIIEKGSNPMQGIIDTYPKGKKVYPTIPKRYTDPFPVDEVRPPDSRIPVEAYIDQARAAVQDRGLNIQFNEAFISMEGEHPGFLVKTEKTTYLAQNIILAFGSNIPNDLGIYGEAKTVARNIENGEDYIGINALVIGGGNAAADVVASLSRIKREADDDTSVYWAHIKETFEINKDTARDLGEEVLLGGHIKILQRAVPKIGEVDADGIDRLYIHQTSGTSMGNDLYLYQGMSFPMKNVIACIGHHGPAAIFDGLDLQQITCTGAICKIAKEGERLLMLSQSLETSRKGIFAIGGAVSPSYMEIDAQGVIREKRHSNLIYTAVADAKTVVDHLTAD; encoded by the coding sequence ATGGCGGAAAAACTGGATATCCTTATTGTAGGGGCCGGCCCCGGCGGCCTGGCTGCCGGCATCCTGGCCCAAGACGCTGGATTGGCCTACCTCATCATTGAAAAGGGAAGCAACCCCATGCAGGGGATCATTGATACCTATCCCAAGGGCAAAAAAGTTTATCCAACCATCCCCAAGCGGTATACGGATCCCTTTCCCGTGGATGAGGTCCGGCCGCCCGATTCACGGATTCCCGTGGAAGCCTATATCGACCAGGCCCGGGCCGCCGTGCAGGACCGGGGACTGAACATTCAATTCAATGAAGCCTTTATTTCCATGGAGGGAGAACACCCGGGCTTTCTGGTAAAAACTGAAAAGACCACCTACCTGGCCCAAAATATCATTCTGGCCTTCGGCAGCAACATTCCCAACGATTTGGGGATTTACGGGGAAGCAAAAACCGTTGCCCGGAATATCGAAAACGGGGAAGACTACATCGGCATCAACGCCCTGGTCATCGGCGGGGGAAATGCCGCCGCCGATGTGGTGGCCTCTCTCTCCCGGATCAAGCGGGAGGCAGATGACGACACCTCGGTCTACTGGGCCCATATCAAGGAAACATTCGAAATCAATAAAGACACAGCCCGGGACCTGGGGGAAGAAGTGCTGCTGGGCGGCCACATTAAAATTCTCCAGCGGGCAGTGCCCAAAATAGGCGAGGTGGATGCCGACGGGATCGATCGCCTCTATATCCACCAGACGTCCGGCACGTCCATGGGAAATGACCTCTACCTTTACCAGGGCATGAGTTTTCCCATGAAAAACGTCATTGCCTGTATCGGCCACCACGGCCCCGCCGCCATTTTCGACGGCCTGGACCTCCAGCAGATCACCTGCACCGGCGCCATCTGCAAAATCGCCAAGGAAGGGGAACGGCTCCTCATGCTCTCCCAGTCCCTGGAAACCAGCAGAAAGGGAATATTTGCCATCGGCGGCGCTGTCAGCCCCTCCTACATGGAAATCGATGCCCAGGGGGTAATCAGGGAAAAACGCCATTCCAACCTGATTTACACTGCGGTTGCCGATGCGAAAACTGTGGTGGACCATCTGACCGCCGACTGA
- a CDS encoding MFS transporter has product MNPETPRPLNRPSPFSIPNIRRYIAFKVLFNSRFYYPVFTILFLDFGLTVAQFSILNAVWAATIVLAEVPSGALADTIGRKRLLVFATLTMVLEVGLIAFVPTENTTLVFWIFLINRILSGLAEAAASGADEALAYDALKKYGDPNEWGRVLELLTRWQSMGFIIAMTTGAVIYDASLMTSLADFFGLSLSLTQETCMRFPLYGTLLLALGACAATAGMEDISGEAQEGPHGKDRQPPDLIRAFALTFKAGRWILATPFVLGVILFGMLFDSSIRMVITLSSQYYRMILLPESIFGIIGAVVAMLGFFIPSLARKLAENRPPEWGLYLTAGLATTGLVSMNFFWPWLGMIPALVTYSAMYFNGFFVSFYTNRETPSAQRATVLSFKGLSYNLAYGLYGTAYALVLKLQRQGLDTDLTGQALDNLVFKESFFIFPTLFAVGFICLALTAKSRLLKKRTAKK; this is encoded by the coding sequence ATGAACCCTGAGACACCAAGGCCCCTGAACCGGCCGTCACCCTTTTCCATCCCCAATATCAGGCGGTATATCGCCTTCAAGGTATTGTTCAACTCCAGGTTCTACTACCCGGTCTTTACCATATTGTTCCTGGACTTCGGACTCACCGTGGCCCAGTTTTCCATTCTCAATGCCGTCTGGGCCGCCACCATAGTCCTGGCCGAAGTGCCCTCCGGCGCCCTGGCCGACACCATCGGCAGGAAACGGCTGCTTGTCTTCGCCACCCTGACCATGGTCCTGGAGGTGGGGCTCATCGCCTTTGTGCCCACGGAGAATACAACACTGGTCTTCTGGATTTTCCTGATCAACCGCATCCTCAGCGGCCTGGCCGAGGCGGCAGCCTCGGGCGCCGACGAAGCCCTGGCCTACGATGCACTGAAAAAATACGGAGATCCCAACGAGTGGGGACGGGTCCTTGAACTGCTCACCCGATGGCAGTCCATGGGCTTTATCATTGCCATGACAACCGGCGCCGTCATCTACGACGCCTCCCTCATGACCTCTCTTGCCGATTTTTTCGGTCTTTCCCTCTCCCTTACCCAGGAAACCTGTATGAGATTTCCCCTATACGGCACCCTGTTGCTTGCCCTGGGCGCCTGTGCGGCAACCGCCGGCATGGAGGATATTTCCGGGGAGGCGCAAGAAGGCCCGCACGGCAAGGACCGGCAGCCGCCGGACCTCATCAGGGCCTTCGCCCTGACCTTTAAAGCCGGTCGCTGGATCCTGGCCACCCCCTTTGTCCTGGGCGTCATCCTCTTCGGCATGCTCTTTGACAGCAGCATCCGCATGGTCATCACCCTGTCCAGTCAGTACTACCGGATGATCCTTTTGCCCGAATCCATCTTCGGCATCATCGGCGCCGTGGTGGCCATGCTGGGTTTTTTCATCCCGTCACTGGCCAGGAAGCTGGCCGAAAACAGGCCGCCGGAATGGGGGCTCTATCTCACCGCCGGTCTGGCAACCACCGGCCTGGTATCCATGAACTTTTTCTGGCCCTGGCTGGGCATGATTCCGGCGCTGGTCACTTATAGTGCCATGTATTTCAACGGATTTTTTGTCAGTTTCTACACCAACCGTGAAACCCCTTCGGCCCAGCGGGCAACGGTTCTCAGTTTCAAAGGCCTGTCCTACAACCTGGCCTATGGACTCTACGGCACGGCCTACGCCCTGGTGCTCAAACTCCAGCGCCAGGGACTGGATACCGATCTCACCGGCCAGGCCCTGGACAATCTGGTTTTCAAAGAAAGCTTTTTCATTTTCCCCACCCTGTTCGCCGTCGGCTTCATCTGCCTGGCCCTGACTGCAAAATCAAGGCTGCTGAAAAAAAGAACAGCAAAAAAATAA